In a single window of the Pseudogemmatithrix spongiicola genome:
- a CDS encoding STAS domain-containing protein produces MPLHVSRQGEVVIVEIEGQLIVSNRQELKQRVLDEAETGARKILVDFHRTGYIDSAGLGVLVSLAKRLRELGGDIRLANLNDDLQTLFELTKLDTLFQISDSRERALETF; encoded by the coding sequence ATGCCCCTGCACGTATCCCGCCAAGGTGAAGTGGTCATCGTCGAGATCGAGGGCCAGCTGATCGTGAGCAACCGCCAGGAGCTCAAGCAGCGGGTGCTCGACGAGGCCGAGACGGGCGCGCGGAAGATCCTCGTCGACTTCCACCGCACCGGCTACATCGATTCCGCCGGCCTCGGCGTGCTGGTCTCGCTGGCCAAGCGCCTGCGCGAACTCGGCGGCGACATCCGCCTCGCCAACCTCAACGACGACCTGCAGACGCTGTTCGAGCTCACGAAGCTCGACACGCTGTTCCAGATCTCCGATAGCCGGGAACGCGCGCTCGAGACGTTCTGA
- a CDS encoding MBL fold metallo-hydrolase has translation MTAPTPLYEQRRLGDWTIHALQAGGQQLDGGAMFGVVPKPLWEKRIPADARNRIPLGMRCLLVEHPTAGPVLIDTGLGNKEDQKFLGIYGIENTVPGHRTMLEAALAAAGYAPEDVQVVINTHLHFDHAGGNTARDASGAIVPSFPNARYLVHAGEMHYATHTNERTAASYFPRNWDALAASGQLELVQHDVELVPGIRMRHTPGHTPWHQSIVLESAGETAVFLGDVCPTAAHVPLPWIMGYDVEPLVTLESKRALWRDVSRLSSLVIFEHDAVVAFGKIGETEKGFALLP, from the coding sequence ATGACCGCCCCGACTCCCCTATACGAACAGCGCCGCCTGGGCGACTGGACCATTCACGCGTTGCAGGCCGGCGGCCAGCAGCTCGACGGCGGCGCGATGTTCGGTGTGGTGCCCAAGCCGCTCTGGGAGAAGCGCATTCCGGCCGACGCGCGTAATCGCATCCCGCTGGGTATGCGGTGTCTCTTGGTCGAACATCCGACGGCCGGTCCCGTGCTCATCGACACGGGGCTCGGCAACAAGGAAGACCAGAAGTTCCTCGGCATCTATGGCATCGAGAATACGGTGCCGGGGCATCGGACGATGCTCGAGGCCGCGTTGGCCGCTGCGGGGTACGCGCCCGAGGACGTGCAGGTCGTAATCAACACGCACCTGCACTTCGACCACGCGGGCGGCAACACGGCGCGGGATGCGTCGGGCGCGATCGTCCCGAGCTTCCCGAATGCGCGCTACTTGGTGCACGCCGGCGAGATGCACTACGCGACGCACACGAACGAGCGGACGGCGGCGAGTTACTTCCCGCGGAACTGGGACGCGCTCGCGGCGTCAGGCCAGTTGGAGCTCGTGCAGCATGACGTGGAGCTGGTCCCGGGCATCCGGATGCGGCATACGCCGGGGCATACGCCCTGGCACCAGAGCATCGTGCTGGAGAGTGCGGGGGAGACGGCGGTGTTCCTGGGAGACGTGTGCCCGACGGCGGCGCATGTGCCGTTGCCGTGGATCATGGGATACGATGTGGAGCCGTTGGTGACGCTGGAGTCGAAGCGGGCGCTGTGGCGGGACGTCTCTCGTCTCTCGTCTCTCGTCATCTTTGAGCACGATGCGGTGGTGGCGTTCGGGAAGATTGGTGAGACGGAGAAGGGCTTCGCCCTTCTCCCGTGA
- the infC gene encoding translation initiation factor IF-3 yields the protein MFFPFVRSRRIQEAAAAKPRGPRINRQIRISPVRVIGADGSQLGVLEVDVALKMADEAGLDLVEVAPMARPPVVRIMDYGKYKFEMAKQARQAKKKQHVIQLKEVKYRPGIEKHDFDTKTNAARRFIEDGNKVKVTLMFRGRQIAHPELGMAVVERVAQALVDVAKIETAAKLEGKALTMILTPK from the coding sequence CTGTTTTTCCCCTTCGTCAGGAGCCGTCGTATCCAGGAAGCAGCCGCAGCAAAGCCGCGTGGCCCCCGTATCAACCGCCAGATCCGCATCTCGCCGGTGCGCGTGATCGGCGCCGATGGATCGCAGTTGGGGGTCCTGGAAGTGGATGTCGCGCTGAAGATGGCCGACGAGGCCGGACTCGACTTGGTCGAGGTCGCCCCGATGGCCCGCCCGCCGGTGGTCCGCATCATGGACTACGGCAAGTACAAGTTCGAGATGGCGAAGCAGGCGCGGCAGGCGAAGAAGAAGCAGCACGTGATCCAGCTGAAGGAAGTGAAGTACCGTCCCGGCATCGAGAAGCACGACTTCGACACGAAGACCAACGCGGCGCGTCGGTTCATCGAAGACGGCAACAAGGTGAAGGTGACGCTGATGTTCCGTGGCAGGCAGATCGCGCATCCCGAGTTGGGAATGGCGGTCGTTGAACGGGTCGCCCAGGCGCTCGTCGACGTCGCGAAGATCGAGACGGCGGCGAAGCTCGAAGGCAAGGCCCTCACCATGATCCTCACGCCGAAGTGA
- the recJ gene encoding single-stranded-DNA-specific exonuclease RecJ produces the protein MSRARPAARWRDVPRADEAAVAALYAELRAGNEQKRIAQERLGRAAPPPIPEAVARLLVLRGVRRIDDARLLLAPSLAQLTPPEALTDLARAAERLVTALRRGERILVHGDYDVDGICSTALLTKMLRAMGGEVEPFIPDRKTDGYDLGAAGVRRAVEVRAKLVLTCDCGTTALGPARELAAQGIDLIVTDHHRPMPELPTAFAVVNPQRESELELRGDRALAAVGVAWKLMAAVLALRGADVSEAERASLGELLEAQLELVALATVADVAALVGDNRIFVAEGLKRMGRTPAAGARDLRNRGLRALIRSAGLDDKRLTAGRLGFVVAPRLNAVGRIRHASIGVDLLLAEDDGRAMDLAAQCNRANDERQALDRGILEQAQRKLEDLDVAAARGIVLHGEGWEPGVIGIVASRIVEITHRPTFMIAVNADGGVRVGKGSGRSVPGFDLHAALTACGDLLEKYGGHRAAAGLTIAADRIEEFAARFDQAAAAALTEDQLHPELRPDLEMRIDDADVTLLEALRFLEPFGMGNPGPVLLSRGVQLKGGARSVGSDGLKLELKSDGGPREAIGWGMAHRAAALGRDARVDMVYRLEMNEFRNARTLQANILDLRPSDG, from the coding sequence GTGAGTCGGGCGCGGCCAGCGGCGCGCTGGCGGGACGTGCCGCGCGCGGATGAGGCAGCCGTGGCGGCGCTCTACGCCGAGCTCCGCGCGGGCAACGAGCAGAAGCGCATCGCACAGGAACGGCTGGGGCGCGCGGCCCCGCCGCCGATTCCCGAGGCGGTGGCGCGGTTGCTGGTGCTGCGCGGCGTGCGGCGGATCGACGATGCGCGGCTGTTGCTGGCGCCCTCGCTCGCGCAGCTGACGCCGCCGGAGGCACTGACCGACCTCGCGCGCGCCGCCGAACGGCTCGTGACGGCGCTACGGCGGGGGGAGCGCATCCTCGTGCACGGCGACTACGACGTGGACGGCATCTGCTCGACCGCGCTGCTGACGAAGATGCTGCGCGCGATGGGCGGAGAGGTGGAGCCGTTCATTCCCGATCGCAAGACGGACGGCTACGACTTGGGAGCCGCGGGCGTGCGGCGGGCGGTCGAGGTGCGGGCGAAGCTGGTGCTCACCTGCGACTGCGGCACGACGGCGCTGGGGCCGGCGCGTGAGCTCGCGGCGCAGGGCATCGATCTGATCGTGACGGACCATCATCGCCCGATGCCTGAGTTGCCGACGGCGTTTGCGGTGGTGAATCCGCAGCGGGAGTCCGAGTTGGAGCTGCGCGGGGATCGGGCGTTGGCGGCGGTGGGTGTGGCGTGGAAGCTGATGGCCGCGGTGCTGGCGCTGCGTGGCGCCGATGTGTCGGAGGCCGAGCGCGCCTCGCTCGGCGAGTTGCTGGAGGCGCAGTTGGAACTCGTGGCCCTGGCGACGGTGGCGGACGTCGCGGCGCTGGTGGGGGACAATCGGATCTTCGTGGCCGAAGGCTTGAAGCGCATGGGGCGCACACCGGCGGCTGGTGCGCGCGACCTGCGGAATCGTGGCTTGCGCGCCCTCATTCGCTCGGCGGGGCTCGACGACAAGCGACTCACGGCGGGGCGACTCGGCTTCGTGGTCGCGCCGCGGTTGAACGCGGTGGGGCGCATCCGGCACGCGAGCATCGGCGTGGACCTGCTGCTGGCCGAGGATGACGGCAGGGCGATGGACCTCGCGGCGCAGTGCAATCGCGCGAACGACGAGCGGCAGGCGCTGGACCGCGGCATCCTCGAGCAAGCGCAGCGGAAGCTGGAGGATCTCGACGTCGCCGCCGCGCGAGGCATCGTGCTGCACGGTGAGGGCTGGGAGCCCGGCGTCATCGGCATCGTGGCATCGCGCATCGTGGAGATCACGCACCGCCCGACGTTCATGATCGCCGTCAACGCCGACGGCGGCGTGCGCGTGGGGAAGGGCTCGGGCCGGTCGGTGCCGGGCTTTGACCTGCATGCGGCGCTCACGGCCTGCGGCGACCTGCTGGAGAAGTACGGCGGCCACCGCGCGGCCGCAGGTCTGACGATCGCCGCGGACCGCATCGAGGAGTTCGCCGCGCGCTTCGACCAAGCGGCGGCTGCCGCGCTCACGGAGGACCAGCTACATCCGGAGCTGCGTCCGGACTTGGAGATGCGGATTGACGACGCCGACGTGACGCTGCTCGAGGCCCTGCGATTCCTCGAACCCTTCGGCATGGGCAATCCCGGCCCCGTGCTGCTCTCGCGCGGCGTGCAGCTCAAGGGCGGGGCACGCAGCGTCGGCAGCGACGGCCTGAAGCTCGAGCTAAAGAGCGACGGCGGCCCGCGCGAGGCGATCGGCTGGGGCATGGCCCACCGCGCCGCCGCCCTCGGCCGCGACGCGCGCGTCGACATGGTGTATCGCCTCGAGATGAACGAGTTCCGCAACGCCCGCACGCTGCAGGCCAACATCCTCGACCTGCGTCCGAGCGATGGCTGA
- a CDS encoding 3'-5' exonuclease: MDLHTLPYVVVDVETTGGQPWGVDRVTEVAAVYVEGDRVEVAFESLINPGRPIPWHITRLTGISDAMVREAPRFEDIAGEFAAHLVGRVFVAHNASFDFGFLDAEFSRVAPTPLGSLVTGQLCTVRLARRLLSHLPRRNLDVVSAHYGVTIADRHRASGDALATAQVLRGLLRDASHRGVQTWGDLDALLSRGTARRKRTAWPGASDGAEGA; this comes from the coding sequence GTGGACCTACACACGCTCCCGTACGTCGTCGTCGACGTGGAAACCACCGGCGGACAGCCTTGGGGCGTCGATCGCGTGACCGAGGTGGCGGCGGTCTACGTCGAGGGCGACCGGGTCGAGGTCGCCTTTGAGTCGCTGATCAACCCCGGCCGCCCGATTCCGTGGCACATCACGCGGCTGACGGGCATCTCCGACGCCATGGTGCGCGAGGCGCCGCGCTTCGAGGACATCGCCGGCGAGTTTGCGGCGCACCTCGTGGGCCGCGTGTTCGTGGCGCACAACGCGAGCTTCGACTTCGGATTCTTGGACGCCGAGTTCTCGCGGGTCGCGCCGACGCCACTGGGGAGCCTCGTGACGGGTCAGCTCTGCACCGTGCGACTCGCGCGGCGGCTGCTGAGCCACCTGCCGCGGCGGAATCTCGATGTGGTGAGCGCGCACTACGGCGTGACGATCGCCGACCGCCACCGGGCGAGTGGAGACGCGCTGGCGACGGCGCAGGTGCTGCGCGGCTTGCTGCGCGATGCGTCGCATCGCGGGGTGCAGACGTGGGGCGATCTCGACGCGCTGCTCTCGCGCGGGACTGCTCGGCGGAAGCGCACGGCTTGGCCAGGTGCGTCGGACGGGGCTGAGGGCGCCTAG
- the coaD gene encoding pantetheine-phosphate adenylyltransferase: MPKTALYAGSFDPITNGHSDLIKRSLQFVDRLVVGVAVNVAKQPLFTDDERVALIAAAVDHDPRVTVKAFKGLVVDFAKANNATVILRGLRFVADFEYEYQMALMNRHLAPQLETMFMVPSIEVSYISSSLVREVARFGGDIDKLVHPAVAAALRTKF, from the coding sequence ATGCCGAAGACCGCGCTGTACGCCGGCAGCTTTGACCCCATCACGAACGGCCACAGCGACCTCATCAAGCGGTCGCTGCAATTCGTGGACCGTCTCGTCGTCGGCGTGGCCGTCAACGTCGCCAAGCAGCCGCTGTTCACCGACGACGAGCGCGTGGCGCTGATCGCGGCCGCCGTGGACCACGACCCCCGCGTGACGGTGAAGGCCTTCAAGGGCCTCGTCGTCGATTTCGCCAAGGCGAACAACGCGACGGTGATCCTCCGCGGCCTGCGCTTCGTCGCCGACTTCGAGTACGAGTACCAGATGGCGCTCATGAACCGGCATCTCGCGCCGCAGCTCGAGACCATGTTCATGGTGCCGAGCATCGAGGTCAGCTACATCAGCTCGTCGTTGGTGCGCGAGGTCGCGCGCTTCGGCGGCGACATCGACAAGCTCGTGCATCCCGCCGTCGCGGCGGCGTTGCGCACCAAGTTCTGA
- a CDS encoding PP2C family protein-serine/threonine phosphatase, producing the protein MSDIGVALHAFSEAYGCGATLWTQAAPGATVEVAATSGGDVTPPEGFADITGPEPRLRETALGAQLVVRVPGRTRAWLGIGPVPDDDSDVRRWLRVLVPVLGELLQARWEASHAADELMERYEEINLLYSISEILGRTVTLDDAARTILLEVSDTVGADFGALLVHDAAAGLLRPVTSLRSVTAGPAVPIPIDDPIAVSARVFRTRHALLVNAGVLESPLEAPFRSGAMLSVPITWTTPEGGIPLGVVCLSGRRSGDNFTAGDEKLVSAVGSQIGTAIQNARLVRASLDQERLQSEMRLAHDLQMKLLPSGEVVAPEALCAVRVEPAEGVGGDFYNLFHLGNGRIGVLVGDVSSHGYRAALIMALVMSASAIHAQTTADPAETVTAIFATLDEELRETEMFLSLCYCVVDREARTIRWTNTGHPHAFTVGADGVPQRLEATDPPLGLGPEDLHVAERAWDPEHDVLALFTDGITDARNARGEALGERAVLDVLRARRKEVPSRVVDGVFALVEGHMGRAKPHDDQAVVVLRHS; encoded by the coding sequence ATGAGCGACATCGGCGTTGCCCTGCACGCGTTCTCCGAGGCCTATGGCTGCGGGGCGACGCTGTGGACGCAGGCGGCACCCGGTGCGACGGTCGAAGTCGCGGCGACCTCGGGCGGCGACGTCACGCCCCCCGAAGGCTTCGCCGACATCACCGGGCCGGAGCCCCGCCTGCGCGAGACGGCGCTCGGCGCGCAGCTCGTGGTGCGTGTGCCGGGGCGTACGCGCGCCTGGCTGGGCATCGGGCCGGTGCCCGATGACGACAGCGACGTGCGCCGCTGGCTGCGCGTGCTCGTGCCCGTGCTCGGCGAACTGCTGCAGGCGCGCTGGGAAGCCAGCCACGCCGCCGACGAGCTCATGGAACGCTACGAGGAGATCAATCTCCTCTACTCGATCAGCGAGATCCTCGGCCGCACGGTGACGCTCGATGATGCGGCGCGCACCATCCTGCTCGAGGTGTCCGATACGGTGGGCGCCGACTTCGGCGCGCTGCTCGTGCACGATGCGGCGGCGGGCCTGCTGCGGCCGGTGACGTCGCTGCGCAGCGTCACGGCGGGTCCCGCGGTGCCGATTCCGATTGACGACCCGATTGCCGTCTCGGCGCGCGTGTTCCGCACGCGGCATGCGCTGCTCGTGAACGCCGGGGTGCTGGAGTCGCCGCTGGAGGCGCCGTTCCGCTCGGGCGCGATGCTCTCCGTGCCGATCACGTGGACGACGCCTGAAGGCGGCATTCCGCTCGGCGTCGTGTGTCTGAGCGGGCGTCGCAGCGGCGACAACTTTACGGCCGGCGACGAGAAGCTGGTGTCGGCCGTGGGCTCGCAGATCGGGACGGCGATCCAGAACGCACGCCTCGTGCGCGCAAGTCTCGACCAGGAGCGGCTGCAGAGCGAGATGCGGCTCGCGCATGACCTGCAGATGAAGCTGCTGCCGTCGGGCGAGGTGGTCGCGCCGGAAGCGCTGTGCGCGGTGCGCGTCGAGCCCGCCGAGGGGGTGGGCGGCGACTTCTACAACCTGTTCCACCTCGGCAACGGGCGCATCGGCGTGTTGGTCGGCGATGTGTCGAGCCATGGGTATCGCGCCGCGTTGATCATGGCGCTGGTGATGAGCGCGAGCGCCATCCATGCGCAGACGACGGCCGATCCGGCCGAGACGGTGACGGCCATTTTCGCGACGCTCGACGAAGAGCTGCGCGAGACCGAGATGTTCCTCTCGCTGTGCTACTGCGTGGTGGACCGCGAGGCGCGCACGATCCGCTGGACGAACACCGGGCATCCGCACGCGTTCACGGTGGGCGCCGACGGCGTGCCGCAGCGGCTCGAGGCGACAGATCCGCCGCTCGGGCTGGGGCCGGAAGACCTGCACGTCGCCGAGCGCGCCTGGGATCCCGAGCATGATGTGCTCGCGCTATTCACGGACGGCATCACCGACGCGCGCAACGCGCGCGGCGAGGCGCTGGGCGAGCGCGCGGTGCTCGACGTGTTGCGGGCGCGGCGCAAGGAAGTGCCGTCGCGCGTGGTCGACGGCGTGTTCGCGCTGGTGGAAGGGCACATGGGCCGCGCAAAGCCGCACGACGACCAGGCCGTCGTCGTGTTGCGGCATTCGTGA
- a CDS encoding redox-sensing transcriptional repressor Rex, whose product MHSPTKHIAESTVRRLSLYLRFLEEFESRGQTTVSSGELARSGGTTSAQVRKDLSFFGSFGKRGLGYGVKDLIHSIREILGLEQPWPVIIIGAGKIGAALAQYRGFTSRGFHVVGVYDRDPAKTGMNLGALSVRSDTELERDIALHKPRIAVLAVPGEAAQAMVDRVVSAGMHAILSFAPAPLHAPQGVTIRAVNMATELEILAYSLTHGV is encoded by the coding sequence ATGCACTCACCTACCAAACACATCGCCGAATCCACCGTCCGGCGGCTCTCGCTCTACCTCCGCTTCCTGGAGGAGTTCGAGTCCCGCGGGCAGACGACTGTGTCCAGCGGTGAACTCGCGCGCTCCGGCGGCACGACCTCCGCCCAAGTCCGCAAAGACCTCTCCTTCTTCGGCTCCTTCGGCAAGCGCGGGCTCGGTTACGGCGTCAAGGATCTCATCCACTCCATCCGCGAGATCCTCGGCCTCGAACAACCGTGGCCGGTCATCATCATCGGCGCGGGCAAGATCGGCGCCGCCCTCGCGCAGTACCGCGGCTTCACGTCGCGCGGCTTCCACGTCGTCGGCGTCTACGATCGCGATCCCGCCAAGACCGGCATGAACCTCGGCGCCCTCTCCGTCCGGTCCGACACCGAGCTCGAACGCGACATCGCGCTCCACAAGCCACGCATCGCTGTGCTGGCCGTTCCCGGCGAGGCGGCGCAGGCCATGGTCGACCGCGTCGTCAGCGCGGGCATGCACGCCATCCTGAGCTTCGCGCCGGCGCCGCTGCATGCGCCGCAGGGCGTCACGATTCGCGCGGTGAACATGGCGACCGAACTCGAGATTCTCGCCTACTCGCTCACGCACGGCGTCTGA
- a CDS encoding NAD-binding protein has protein sequence MLVGHGRVGSVVAYALSQAEIPYVVIEQDRALVERLREEGVHAIFGDATRALVREQAHCATARLLIVTTPDPFQARHIIKKARELRADLPTIVRTHSEQERRFLKAQDVGRVVMGEQEMAYGIAHYALMQMGRSDDEADERIAELRALE, from the coding sequence GTGCTGGTCGGCCACGGCCGCGTCGGGTCGGTCGTGGCCTACGCACTGAGCCAGGCCGAAATCCCGTACGTGGTGATCGAGCAGGACCGCGCGCTGGTCGAGCGCCTGCGCGAGGAGGGCGTGCACGCCATCTTCGGCGACGCGACGCGCGCGCTCGTGCGCGAGCAGGCACACTGCGCGACGGCGCGCTTGCTGATCGTCACCACGCCCGACCCATTCCAGGCACGGCACATCATCAAGAAGGCGCGAGAGCTCCGTGCCGACCTGCCAACGATCGTAAGAACGCACTCCGAGCAGGAACGCCGGTTCCTCAAGGCGCAGGACGTTGGACGCGTGGTCATGGGCGAGCAGGAAATGGCCTACGGCATCGCGCACTACGCGCTCATGCAGATGGGCCGCAGCGATGACGAAGCTGACGAGCGGATTGCCGAGCTGCGAGCTCTGGAGTGA
- a CDS encoding ATP-binding protein, producing the protein MAGSLTLDLRIPSELQQIEGVVEEVLRSCATRAVDVRALGNKFKVALTEALSNAIICGNGEDARKEVRVRVEVRDDVVIVEVEDEGQGFDLEACTEDPTTPENLERDSGRGLFLMRALVERVENFRVVGAAQGNVVRLTVRHPGRTGHAA; encoded by the coding sequence ATGGCCGGGTCGCTGACGCTGGACCTGCGGATCCCGAGCGAGCTGCAGCAGATCGAGGGCGTCGTGGAGGAGGTGCTGCGCAGCTGCGCGACGCGCGCGGTCGACGTGCGCGCGCTGGGCAACAAGTTCAAGGTGGCGCTCACCGAGGCGCTGTCGAACGCCATCATCTGCGGCAACGGCGAGGACGCGCGCAAGGAAGTGCGCGTCCGCGTCGAGGTGCGCGATGATGTGGTGATCGTCGAGGTCGAGGACGAAGGGCAGGGCTTCGACCTCGAGGCCTGCACGGAGGATCCGACGACGCCGGAGAACCTCGAGCGCGACAGCGGACGCGGGTTGTTCCTGATGCGCGCGCTGGTGGAGCGCGTCGAGAACTTCCGCGTGGTGGGCGCGGCGCAGGGGAACGTCGTGCGCCTCACGGTGCGTCACCCCGGCCGCACGGGCCACGCCGCATGA
- the rsmD gene encoding 16S rRNA (guanine(966)-N(2))-methyltransferase RsmD has product MAELRIIAGRWRGRRIQVPESGVRPTADRVREAWMSILQPHIPDALVLDLCAGSGALGLECLSRGATHCDFVEQDPKVAKVLKANIATLKAEAVSTVHLADAVQFTSQLPTSNSQRAVERPYTLSLADPPYATDTALRLASIWLEHPFSDIFCLEHSAAVSLPDATAGATTDRRRYGDTAITIYRLSA; this is encoded by the coding sequence ATGGCTGAACTCCGCATCATCGCCGGCCGATGGCGGGGCCGCCGCATCCAGGTGCCGGAGAGCGGCGTGCGCCCCACCGCCGACCGCGTGCGCGAGGCCTGGATGAGCATCCTCCAGCCCCACATCCCCGACGCGCTGGTGCTGGATCTCTGCGCCGGCAGCGGCGCCCTCGGCCTCGAGTGTCTCAGCCGCGGCGCGACGCACTGTGACTTCGTCGAGCAGGACCCAAAGGTGGCCAAGGTGCTCAAGGCGAACATCGCAACCCTGAAGGCCGAAGCCGTCAGCACCGTCCACCTCGCCGACGCTGTGCAGTTCACCTCCCAACTCCCAACTTCCAACTCCCAACGGGCAGTTGAAAGGCCGTACACCCTCTCCCTCGCCGACCCCCCGTACGCGACGGACACCGCACTCCGCCTCGCCTCCATCTGGCTCGAACACCCGTTCTCCGACATCTTTTGCCTTGAACACTCCGCCGCAGTGTCGCTTCCGGACGCCACGGCGGGCGCGACAACGGACCGCCGCCGCTACGGCGACACCGCGATCACCATCTACCGCCTCTCCGCCTGA
- a CDS encoding zinc ribbon domain-containing protein: protein MSDITSLLALQSDDLIIHEIETKLDALAPRIAELDARRKRLADSVERQQGLVSAEEKKQAFLRDKIAEHRQLIERNQAQFDAVTNIRQATAAAAQMEQAKKIVAGEESDLLALNRRLEEMRGALKAAKDDLTALEAEQATARGEVAEQRAALEGELATAAAKRAETAKAVPTALRTRYDRLRNKKRVHVVVALSGTACGACDTSIPMQRRHAMLSSGAIEPCEVCGVMMYYQA from the coding sequence ATGTCTGATATCACTTCGCTCCTCGCCCTCCAGTCCGACGACCTCATCATCCACGAGATCGAGACCAAGCTCGACGCGCTCGCCCCTCGCATCGCCGAGCTCGACGCGCGCCGCAAGCGTCTCGCCGACTCCGTCGAGCGGCAGCAGGGGCTGGTCTCGGCCGAGGAGAAGAAGCAGGCCTTCCTGCGCGACAAGATCGCCGAGCATCGGCAGCTGATCGAGCGCAACCAAGCGCAGTTCGACGCGGTCACCAACATCCGGCAGGCGACGGCCGCGGCGGCGCAGATGGAGCAGGCGAAGAAGATCGTCGCCGGCGAGGAAAGCGACCTGCTGGCGCTGAACCGCCGGCTTGAGGAAATGCGTGGCGCGCTGAAGGCGGCCAAGGACGACCTCACCGCGCTCGAGGCGGAGCAGGCGACGGCGCGCGGCGAGGTCGCCGAGCAGCGGGCGGCGCTCGAGGGCGAGCTGGCGACGGCGGCGGCGAAGCGTGCCGAGACGGCGAAGGCCGTGCCGACGGCGCTGCGCACCCGCTACGATCGCCTGCGCAACAAGAAGCGCGTGCATGTGGTGGTCGCGCTGAGCGGCACGGCCTGCGGGGCCTGCGATACGTCGATTCCCATGCAGCGGCGTCACGCGATGCTGTCGTCGGGGGCGATCGAGCCCTGCGAAGTGTGCGGCGTGATGATGTACTACCAGGCCTGA
- the rsmA gene encoding 16S rRNA (adenine(1518)-N(6)/adenine(1519)-N(6))-dimethyltransferase RsmA, protein MSALPRPKKRLGQHFLTDPRLLGRIADALACTREDTVIEIGPGRGALTEHLLQRAGRVIAIELDRELAPILRERWKDEPRFTLIEGDVLEQDLGALAGGPYLLAGNVPYNITTPILFHAMQRPRPTRAVYLVQKEVADRVVAAPDSDDYGALSVNVQALAQAERLFLVGAKSFNPPPKVESAVLRIVPRAEALLAPEEEEPFRLLVQGAFGLRRKQMRRVVRTLFDLDAAAADALLSAAGVDPAARPETLGVLEFLRVLRARR, encoded by the coding sequence GTGAGCGCCCTCCCGCGCCCCAAGAAGCGACTCGGCCAGCACTTCCTGACCGATCCGCGGCTACTCGGCCGCATCGCCGACGCGCTGGCGTGCACGCGCGAGGACACGGTCATCGAGATCGGTCCCGGCCGCGGCGCGCTCACGGAACACTTGCTGCAGCGCGCAGGGCGGGTGATTGCCATCGAGCTGGATCGTGAGCTGGCGCCCATCCTGCGTGAGCGCTGGAAGGATGAGCCGCGCTTCACGCTCATCGAGGGCGATGTGCTCGAGCAGGACCTCGGGGCACTGGCCGGCGGTCCCTATCTGTTGGCCGGCAACGTGCCGTACAACATCACCACGCCGATCCTGTTCCACGCGATGCAACGCCCGCGTCCGACGCGCGCCGTGTATCTCGTGCAGAAGGAAGTCGCGGATCGTGTGGTCGCCGCGCCGGACAGCGACGACTACGGCGCGCTCAGCGTGAACGTGCAGGCGCTGGCGCAGGCCGAGCGGTTGTTCCTGGTGGGGGCGAAGAGCTTCAATCCGCCGCCGAAGGTGGAGAGCGCCGTGCTGCGCATCGTGCCGCGCGCCGAGGCGTTGCTGGCGCCAGAGGAAGAGGAGCCGTTCCGCCTGCTGGTGCAGGGTGCGTTCGGGCTGCGGCGGAAGCAGATGCGGCGCGTGGTGCGGACGCTGTTCGACCTCGATGCCGCCGCGGCGGATGCGCTGCTCAGCGCGGCGGGGGTGGACCCAGCGGCGCGGCCGGAGACCCTCGGTGTGCTGGAGTTCCTGCGCGTGCTGCGGGCGCGTCGCTAA